A genomic region of Phragmites australis chromosome 2, lpPhrAust1.1, whole genome shotgun sequence contains the following coding sequences:
- the LOC133908360 gene encoding LOW QUALITY PROTEIN: protein NETWORKED 2D-like (The sequence of the model RefSeq protein was modified relative to this genomic sequence to represent the inferred CDS: inserted 2 bases in 1 codon), giving the protein MLQRAASNAYSWWWASHIRTKQTKWLDNHLQDMEHRVKCMLLLLGEEADSFSKRAEMYYKRRPEVITQVEEVYRAYKALVDRYDIMSGELHKANHTIATAFPDQVQYAMLEEEEDNIPKAFTPVDPCKIHKSIVDGLMMKKKGEHPGPMGGGAKNKTSAPINKENAREEISRLQKAILVVQTEKEFIKSSYESAIAKFWDLEKQINDMQEQVCHFQDKFDESAVIEDDEARALMTATALKTCQDTIVKLQEQHKSFANQATGESERVNVFRERLKAIMNQHGKSLQDPLDFSDKSTRKNNVAEMEEVYHVKQGEIEMQAVIDKIKEHFERDCNISMAEITERIDEXLELMVSSQTSQIDRLCRENNELENSLQSLEEENTVLASGSSELNNKVKQVEEELIRVQALESSFRRDESTIRSNFIEAISGFSDISELLQSPFCEHHTGSAAHASHETQPVESTEPSSDENCDMMEEGLQIAEPHANNAESTSGDVEPDDHCDNGDAAGINESVDSTKGSIHQSDIGQDKSSRERGSLEPLRHISSDNLGGYDEQEGISKEGSSCSADDGAAVVEQGGFNFNLEDLRLPAVAEAENTSPLEEKFRRDIDTLLDENLEFWMKFSSSLQRVHEFQNKHEDLQSAMRKLLVNDEEGKPDGAEKHHDPSSEKAAEKQLRALKTELQVWSEQNALLRGELQCRFTSLCDIQEEITAALDMDSDAQVEGAQFTSYQAAKFQGEVLNMQQENNRVSDELQAGLDHVKGLHAEVEQALAKVHRSVSLSPQPQPLEESSSSSSSGHGNLGRVPSKSKVPLQSFLFPAKNKKTSLLARVTPVLQKQQAEMKFLAKLPR; this is encoded by the exons ATGCTGCAGCGGGCGGCTAGCAATGCGTATTCATGGTGGTGGGCAAGCCACATCCGCACCAAACAGACAAAATGGCTCGACAACCACCTCCAAG ATATGGAGCACAGGGTTAAGTGCATGCTCTTGCTCCTTGGAGAGGAAGCTGATTCCTTTTCAAAGAGGGCAGAGATGTACTACAAGAGGCGACCGGAGGTGATCACTCAGGTGGAAGAAGTGTATCGGGCATACAAAGCTCTGGTCGACCGTTATGACATCATGTCAGGGGAGCTTCACAAAGCAAACCACACCATTGCCACTGCCTTCCCTGACCAGGTTCAGTATGCAATgctggaagaggaggaggataacATCCCAAAAGCGTTTACCCCAGTCGATCCGTGCAAAATCCACAAGTCGATCGTTGATggattgatgatgaagaagaaaggagaacaTCCTGGACCGATGGGTGGAGGAGCAAAGAATAAAACCTCAGCTCCCATCAATAAAGAGAATGCACGGGAGGAGATCAGCAGGCTACAGAAAGCTATACTTGTCGTGCAGACCGAGAAAGAATTTATCAAAAGCTCCTACGAGAGCGCCATTGCGAAGTTCTGGGATCTTGAGAAGCAAATCAATGACATGCAGGAACAGGTTTGCCACTTCCAAGATAAGTTTGACGAAAGCGCGGTGATTGAGGATGATGAAGCCAGAGCCTTGATGACCGCAACTGCCCTTAAGACTTGCCAAGACACTATTGTCAAACTCCAAGAACAGCACAAGTCATTCGCCAACCAAGCAACGGGAGAGTCAGAAAGAGTCAACGTTTTCAGAGAGAGGCTCAAGGCTATAATGAATCAGCATGGCAAATCTCTACAGGATCCTCTGGATTTTTCTGACAAAAGCACGCGAAAGAACAATGTTGCCGAGATGGAGGAAGTGTACCATGTCAAACAAGGTGAAATAGAGATGCAGGCAGTAATTGACAAGATCAAGGAACACTTTGAGAGGGACTGCAACATCTCCATGGCAGAAATTACAGAGCGAATTGATGA CTTGGAGCTTATGGTTTCATCACAGACCTCGCAGATAGATAGACTCTGTCGGGAAAACAATGAGCTGGAGAATTCTCTGCAAAGCCTGGAGGAAGAGAATACAGTGCTGGCCAGTGGCTCGAGTGAATTAAATAATAAGGTCAAACAGGTAGAAGAGGAGCTGATCAGAGTTCAGGCTCTTGAAAGCTCCTTCCGCAGAGACGAAAGCACAATCCGTTCAAATTTCATAGAAGCAATAAGCGGATTCAGTGATATATCAGAATTATTGCAATCACCGTTTTGTGAGCACCATACTGGTTCTGCTGCACACGCCTCCCATGAAACACAACCAGTTGAGTCAACAGAGCCATCATCAGATGAAAACTGTGACATGATGGAGGAGGGTCTTCAAATTGCTGAACCCCATGCTAACAACGCCGAGTCGACGTCTGGTGACGTTGAGCCGGATGATCATTGTGATAACGGGGATGCAGCAGGGATCAATGAATCCGTCGATAGCACTAAAGGCAGCATCCACCAATCAGACATTGGGCAGGACAAAAGTTCACGTGAGAGGGGTTCATTAGAACCGCTTCGTCACATTTCTTCTGATAACCTTGGAGGTTACGATGAACAAGAAGGGATCAGCAAGGAAGGTTCGTCATGTTCAGCTGATGATGGTGCTGCTGTTGTTGAGCAAGGGGGTTTCAATTTTAACCTTGAGGACCTGAGACTGCCTGCTGTTGCCGAGGCAGAAAACACGTCGCCTCTTGAAGAGAAGTTCAGAAGAGACATTGACACGCTTTTGGATGAGAACCTGGAGTTCTGGATGAAATTCAGCTCGTCCTTGCAGCGGGTACACGAGTTCCAGAACAAACACGAGGACCTGCAGTCCGCTATGAGGAAGCTGCTGGTAAACGACGAGGAGGGCAAGCCAGACGGGGCGGAGAAGCATCATGACCCCTCTTCTGAGAAGGCAGCAGAGAAGCAGCTGAGGGCGCTCAAGACGGAGCTGCAGGTGTGGTCGGAACAGAACGCGCTGCTGCGGGGGGAGCTGCAGTGCAGGTTCACGTCGCTGTGCGACATACAGGAGGAGATCACGGCGGCGCTGGACATGGACTCGGACGCACAGGTGGAGGGAGCTCAGTTCACGTCGTACCAGGCCGCCAAGTTCCAGGGGGAGGTTCTCAACATGCAGCAGGAGAACAACAGAGTGTCGGACGAGCTGCAGGCGGGGCTGGATCACGTCAAGGGGCTCCATGCGGAGGTCGAGCAGGCGCTGGCGAAGGTGCACCGGAGCGTCAGCCTGTCGCCGCAACCGCAACCGCTCGAggagtcctcctcctcctcctcctcgggccaTGGCAACCTGGGGCGCGTGCCGTCCAAGTCCAAGGTGCCCCTCCAGTCCTTCCTCTTTCCGGCCAAGAACAAGAAGACGTCTCTGTTGGCCCGTGTCACTCCGGTGCTTCAGAAACAGCAAGCAGAGATGAAGTTTCTTGCCAAGCTGCCAAGGTAG
- the LOC133909706 gene encoding GATA transcription factor 16-like produces MEMEMETDPISPSPDDTTASGGEAKACADCHTTKTPLWRGGPEGPKSLCNACGIRYRKRRRQALGLDANADPQEQQQHKKKANKNNSKEDKKKDDEQVTVELRVVGFGKEVVLKQRRQMRRKKCLSEEERAAILLMALSSGVIYAS; encoded by the exons atggagatggagatggagacggATCCCATTTCCCCCTCTCCCGACGACACCACTGCCTCCGGCGGCGAGGCCAAGGCCTGCGCCGACTGCCACACCACCAAGACTCCCCTCTGGCGCGGAGGACCCGAGGGACCCAAG TCGCTCTGCAACGCCTGCGGCATCCGCTACCGCAAGAGGAGGAGACAGGCGCTCGGCCTCGACGCCAACGCCGACCcccaggagcagcagcagcacaagaagaaggccaataAGAACAACAGCAAGGAGGACAAGAAAAAGGATGATGAGCAAGTCACCGTGGAGCTCCGTGTGGTGGGCTTCGGCAAGGAGGTTGTGCTCAAGCAGCGCCGTCAGATGCGCCGGAAAAAGTGCCTCAGCGAGGAGGAGAGGGCGGCCATCCTCCTCATGGCGCTGTCCTCCGGCGTCATCTACGCCTCCTGA
- the LOC133909704 gene encoding 2-methoxy-6-polyprenyl-1,4-benzoquinol methylase, mitochondrial, with translation MALRAARRLASCSRQRRFLLPSQPPNMATTAAAFLHSHATSFGYKQVREEEKSRLVGNVFSSVASTYDLMNDLMSVGLHRLWKDRLISKLNPFPGMKHLDVAGGTGDVAFRVLERIKSVSHRAMQGILTDIEEDTHIYVCDINPNMLNVGKKHAAERGYSEEHCLSWIQGDAEALSFEDGSMDGYTIAFGIRNVTHIEKALSEAYRVLKRGGRFLCLELSHVDVPLFKEIYDVYSFSVIPAMGELVAGDRQSYQYLVESIRRFPNQEKFAQMIQEAGFERVEYENLVGGVVAIHSGLKL, from the exons ATGGCTCTGCGGGCCGCAAGGAGGCTGGCGTCTTGTAGCCGCCAACGACGCTTCCTCCTTCCCTCTCAGCCGCCCAACATGGCCACCACGGCGGCAGCCTTCCTCCACTCCCACGCCACCAGCTTCG GATACAAGCAAGTGCGTGAAGAGGAAAAGAGCAGATTGGTTGGCAACGTTTTCAGCAGCGTCGCTTCCACCTACGATCTCATGAACGATCTGATGAGCGTCGGCCTGCATAGGTTGTGGAAGGACag gCTCATTTCCAAGTTGAATCCCTTTCCGGGGATGAAGCATCTCGACGTGGCTGGTGGAACAG GAGATGTGGCTTTTCGTGTACTGGAAAGAATTAAGAGCGTGAGCCACCGAGCAATGCAGGGTATTCTTACTGATATTGAAGAAGACACTCACATATATGTTTGTGATATTAATCCAAATATGCTAAACGTTGGAAAGAAGCATGCTGCGGAAAGAG GCTACAGCGAAGAGCATTGTCTTAGTTGGATACAAGGAGATGCAGAAGCTCTGAGTTTCGAGGATGGATCTATGGATGGCTATACTATCGCATTTGGGATCAGAAATGTGACACACATTGAGAAAGCTCTATCAGAAGCTTACAG AGTTCTAAAGAGAGGCGGAAGGTTCCTATGCTTGGAGTTGAGTCATGTGGATGTTCCGCTTTTCAAAGAAAT tTATGATGTTTATTCATTTTCTGTGATTCCGGCTATGGGAGAGCTAGTTGCTGGTGATCGACAGTCGTACCAATACTTGGTTGAGAGTATCCGTCGGTTTCCAAATCAG GAAAAGTTTGCACAGATGATCCAGGAAGCCGGATTTGAGAGAGTAGAATATGAAAATCTCGTTGGCGGTGTAGTTGCGATTCATTCTGGACTGAAATTGTAG